GTTTAGTATGGAGATGATTCCTTATGAGGAATCACGCGTATATGGCAAAAAGGTGCTAGCGAATTATGTCATTTATCAAAAGAAGTTTGGAAAAGAGATTAAAATGTTAGATTTGTTGCAACAAAGTTTAGTGTATTAAATTAATGTGTTTGAATGAAACGAGTTTATTAAGAACTTTTTGCAAAATATTAATTTTAAAAATAAATTTTAGATTTTTTGGTTATAGTTTTGCAATCTTTAATATGCAATCTAAAGGATAAACGATGAATAGCCAAAATATTGGGAGTTATGGTAGTTTTTATGCTGTGGGTGTTGGACAAAATACAACAAATACCACTGCGGCAGATTCAACAAATGTTTCACAAGGGGCTTTGGAGAGTTCTAATGTAGATTTGACGCGCGAAATGACAGGGCAAATTGTGGCGCAAAGAGGAGCGGAGGCGAATGTGAAAAGCATTCAAACAGAGGATTCTATGTTTCAGACTTTATTAGATATAAAAGCATAAGCGGGTTAAAGTAAAATCAAGCGCAATAAAGGTTGATAAATGGTAGATTATGGGATTGAATATTGGGGAAAAGATGATTTTATTATTGAAGATGGGCAAGTAAAAGTCAATCATCAAAATAAGCCTGCATTGATTAATATTGTTAAGCAAGTGCGAGAAGATGGTTATCGTGGTCCGCTTTTGGTGCGCTTTCCCCATTTGATGAAAAAACAAGTAGAAAAAATTTTTACAAGCTTTGAGAGTGCTATTAAAGAATATCATTACAAGGGCAAATTTAAAGCAGTTTTTCCTATAAAAGTCAATCATTATCCTAATTTTATCCTGCCCCTTATGGAAAACACAACGCATCGCTGCTATGGTTTAGAAGCAGGAAGTAAATCAGAGCTAATTGTCGCTATGGCTTATACGAATGAGAATGCACCTATTACGGTGAATGGCTTTAAAGATAAAGAAATGATTTCCTTAGGCTTTATTGCTGCGAAAATGGGACACGATATTACTTTGACGATTGAGGGATTAAACGAGCTTGAGACGATTATTGAGGTTGCAAAAACGCTCGGTAAGCCTTATCCAAAAATCGGGCTTAGAATCCGCTTGCATAGCACAGGAATCGGAATCTGGGCAAAAAGTGGGGGGATTAATTCCAAGTTTGGTTTGACTGCAAGTGAGCTTGTAGAAGCAATTGCGTTACTACGCAAAAACGATTTACTAAACAAATTTACGATGATTCATTTTCATATTGGTAGTCAAATCAGTGATATTTCTCCGCTCAAAAAAGCCCTAAGAGAAGCAGGGAACATTTACGCAGAGTTGCGCAAAATGGGAGCAAAGAATCTTAATAATGTCAATATTGGCGGTGGGCTTGCGGTGGAATATGCACAGCACGAAAATCAGCAGAATCGCAACTATACACTTGCAGAATTTAGCGGAGATGTTGTTTTTACTCTCAAAGAAATTGCCAAAAACAAAAAAGAACCCGAGCCAAATATTTTCATAGAATCTGGACGCTATGTTTCCGCTAGCCACGCGGTGTTGATTGCGCCTGTTTTGGAGC
This is a stretch of genomic DNA from Helicobacter ganmani. It encodes these proteins:
- a CDS encoding flagellar basal body rod C-terminal domain-containing protein; its protein translation is MNSQNIGSYGSFYAVGVGQNTTNTTAADSTNVSQGALESSNVDLTREMTGQIVAQRGAEANVKSIQTEDSMFQTLLDIKA
- the speA gene encoding arginine decarboxylase encodes the protein MVDYGIEYWGKDDFIIEDGQVKVNHQNKPALINIVKQVREDGYRGPLLVRFPHLMKKQVEKIFTSFESAIKEYHYKGKFKAVFPIKVNHYPNFILPLMENTTHRCYGLEAGSKSELIVAMAYTNENAPITVNGFKDKEMISLGFIAAKMGHDITLTIEGLNELETIIEVAKTLGKPYPKIGLRIRLHSTGIGIWAKSGGINSKFGLTASELVEAIALLRKNDLLNKFTMIHFHIGSQISDISPLKKALREAGNIYAELRKMGAKNLNNVNIGGGLAVEYAQHENQQNRNYTLAEFSGDVVFTLKEIAKNKKEPEPNIFIESGRYVSASHAVLIAPVLELFSQEYDEKALRLKEKNPPLIEELFDLYNTINERYAIEYLHDSLEHMESLLTLFDLGYIDLQDRSNTEVLVHLIIKKVIKILKHKNHSDIIRIQEQVQERYLLNCSFFQSLPDYWGLAQKFPVMPLDRLNRRPTRSASLWDITCDSDGEVAFDKNTPLFLHDIDVNEEEYFLGFFLVGAYQEVLGMRHNLFTHPTEFSVVFDEEEGGYKIENLLESQTILDVLEDLDYDTKEIERCLKQRLEESKEIAEDAKKEVLGQLYVMLSENGYLRTVFKSEGEKS